The Tolypothrix sp. PCC 7712 genome includes a window with the following:
- a CDS encoding vWA domain-containing protein, giving the protein MYQFLSHLKYKLSKPLLFGLYGAIGCFLAAIFAQILFTMVVPSKEPTPQVDVMFALDITTSMQGEIQGVQNGIRDFATEINSKNLDWQIGLIAFRDRLAGEEAGILKFNGNSFTSDSNLFRHEVGRIGLSGGGIDEPESSLDALALAARQSFRAEATKVILLITDAPPHIPDREMQSVTQADSVLRHNKINQLHLVIQESDRSTFEGLQSTIPGEVFSLSEAASGRSGFERILPLIGQKIAETTIQGLQDTKKYPLKQRGVLILLTATSTGILAIGVTLALIIGQNHYQRRRLLTVGEASVSTVGSLVAGMVAGATGQLLFLQFANIPNTKDIEIIINGGIAGAVFTGLISFFIPKLKSLKFIGSIVAGGISGALAAGSLLISTNFLGSFFGFGNFLAQLIAGLIFGICIRFLAGSFFGFVAGIAVIFFGQLLFVSISSVSILETIGRIIGWTILGLLVGGGTCFFVPNLKLNKALLGGTVGGTLGAVGFLVAAAVFGDIPGRLSGAAILGFFIGLMIAWVEQEQLNQEPYLLVHWTPTEKTSLLLGAKPVVIGSSVDAQIPLNASEGFTPITAKIYQEGANILMQFDTGYAASKNMKKTLQQLNVGDTRKLGNITIEVKAATIK; this is encoded by the coding sequence ATGTACCAGTTTTTAAGCCATTTAAAGTACAAACTCAGCAAGCCTCTACTGTTTGGTTTATATGGAGCTATTGGTTGCTTCCTAGCTGCAATTTTTGCACAGATACTTTTTACTATGGTAGTACCATCTAAGGAACCCACACCGCAAGTAGATGTGATGTTCGCCCTAGATATTACCACTAGTATGCAAGGAGAAATTCAAGGCGTACAAAATGGTATACGTGATTTCGCTACTGAAATTAATTCTAAAAATTTAGATTGGCAAATAGGGTTAATTGCTTTCCGAGATCGCCTTGCTGGAGAAGAAGCAGGAATTTTAAAGTTTAATGGTAACTCGTTTACTAGTGATAGCAATCTTTTCCGCCATGAAGTAGGCAGAATTGGTTTAAGTGGTGGTGGTATAGATGAACCAGAAAGTAGCTTAGATGCTTTAGCCTTAGCAGCACGCCAATCTTTTCGGGCCGAAGCAACTAAAGTAATTTTGTTGATTACCGATGCACCGCCTCATATTCCTGATCGCGAAATGCAGTCTGTGACACAAGCTGATAGCGTATTGCGCCACAATAAAATTAATCAGTTGCACTTAGTTATCCAGGAAAGCGATCGCTCTACTTTCGAGGGGTTGCAATCAACTATCCCCGGAGAAGTCTTCTCACTTAGCGAAGCAGCTTCTGGACGCAGTGGATTTGAGCGGATTTTACCTCTGATTGGACAAAAGATCGCCGAAACTACAATTCAAGGACTGCAAGACACCAAAAAATACCCTCTCAAGCAAAGGGGAGTGCTTATCCTTCTCACCGCAACTTCAACAGGTATTTTGGCAATTGGAGTTACTTTAGCTTTAATTATAGGACAAAATCACTATCAACGTCGTCGTCTTCTCACAGTTGGTGAAGCCAGTGTGAGTACAGTTGGTAGCTTGGTGGCTGGTATGGTTGCAGGAGCCACTGGTCAATTACTCTTTTTACAATTTGCCAACATTCCTAACACTAAAGATATCGAAATCATTATTAATGGGGGAATTGCTGGTGCTGTTTTCACAGGATTGATATCCTTTTTTATACCAAAGCTCAAATCGCTGAAATTTATTGGATCTATAGTTGCTGGGGGTATTAGCGGTGCTTTAGCTGCTGGAAGTTTACTAATTTCTACTAACTTTTTAGGTAGTTTTTTTGGGTTTGGAAATTTTCTAGCTCAGTTGATTGCTGGACTGATTTTTGGTATCTGCATTCGATTCTTAGCAGGTTCTTTCTTTGGTTTTGTCGCTGGTATCGCAGTAATCTTCTTTGGTCAATTATTATTTGTGTCCATTTCTAGCGTTTCCATCTTAGAAACGATTGGCAGAATAATCGGTTGGACAATTTTAGGTCTATTGGTAGGAGGTGGAACATGTTTTTTTGTACCCAACCTCAAGCTGAATAAAGCATTATTGGGTGGTACTGTTGGCGGAACTTTAGGAGCCGTTGGTTTTTTAGTAGCTGCGGCAGTATTTGGAGATATCCCCGGTCGTTTATCGGGTGCAGCCATATTAGGCTTTTTCATTGGTTTAATGATTGCTTGGGTGGAACAAGAACAATTAAATCAAGAACCATATCTGTTAGTCCATTGGACACCAACAGAGAAAACATCATTATTACTTGGTGCAAAACCCGTTGTCATTGGTAGCTCTGTTGATGCCCAAATTCCCTTAAATGCTTCAGAAGGATTTACACCGATTACAGCCAAAATTTATCAAGAAGGAGCCAATATTTTAATGCAATTTGATACAGGATATGCTGCAAGTAAAAATATGAAAAAAACTCTCCAGCAATTAAATGTAGGGGACACACGCAAGTTGGGAAACATTACTATAGAAGTCAAAGCTGCTACTATTAAATGA